The Ziziphus jujuba cultivar Dongzao chromosome 3, ASM3175591v1 region CTCTTGTTGCCTCACCTTCACCCTTGGATACACttccaaattccaaaaaaaaaaaaaaaaaaaaaaaaaaaaaaaaaaaccaattcagaaaacgaaataaaaaatataagaaaaacaattttcaaataaCATACATCAATACTACGAATCAAACAAAGAACAAGATGAGCATGAAAGAACAAAACATCAAAAACccactttattatttttcctctttattTATAAGGTCTTCTTCAGCTGTTGAGAAGAAAACCCAAAAGAAGTTTTGATTATTTGAGCCTTGTGGTTTTTGGACCATGAAATCTATGAAAGCAAAAGagattgaagaaaagaaagaagaaagaaaaacacaaacTGCTTTTTTGTGTTGCTTTCTGGATTTTACTacataagaagaagaaggtaaAAAAAGGAGAACGTGCAGAGAAGGATCTAAAAATGGGTCAAATGCCCCGAGTGATGAGTGCGTTGACTCTAGTTGGTCCACTTGGCAAAATGGGTCCCActattttttggaataaatttttggaagcaagtttaattcagaaTCATTCACTGAAAAAAATGGTTTAATTCAGAGTCAGATACGCCTGAAAGAAAATGGAAAGGAAATTCGTCAACTTCTTCCATTTTGTAAATTCCTTTGATTTGGTcccctttgttttctttttgttgtatGTTTTTTGGTGAATGGCTCCTTTTGTATGTTGTTTTGGGTGTAATTATGAGAGCATTACAACATGAGTTTTTCATCTAATTACGTAACAAAATTTTCTCtagtacaaaaaaaaataaaaataaataaatacaaaacaaattataaattaatttcatttcagTTAAGTAAATCTACTTCTATAACTCTCTATTTTCCCAAGCTTGTAATCAAATTGATTGAGAAATGAACCACTTTAGATGTCACTTTCATTTGAATTTATACTAATTTATTAAGTcacaataaaatattacaaaatttacaatttcttcaaattataattttttaaaatttaaaagctccattctatcaaaaatttaaaagaaaagactTCATGTTGATTGTTTTTGTTGGGCTGATTCAACCATGCATGGTTATCAAATAGTCCACTTAATTAAATTGTGCTTGTTTGGTaaagtttatgttttttttcgttttagtcttttgaaaaatatataactgaaaaccaaaaaacttatatataaatgatttttatttcaaatggaaataattaaatttgtcatCGGTTACcaacttataaataaataacaaaaaaaattcaaaaataagagttaattcaaatttataaaattaaaaaaaatagattattcACCAAACAATCAACATTTATTAATCCCGTCCAGTTTACTCTATCCGGAATAAAGCTACACTAATTCCCACAGCCAAACGCTAAAACCCCTGACTGCGTGAGAGGACAGAGAATCACAGAGCTCGGGTTTTAATGGCGAATTTGGGGGTTTTCCACGTCGGTTCTTCAGGATCTTCCTCATTTCCATTTTTTGGGGTTTGATGTGGAGCAGAACTGTATCGAGCTTGGTGCAGAACATTCGGCGGCGTCTTTCTACTGCTGTACGGCGTCGTATCGAGGATGAAGGAGACTGGTTTTACTCGTCCGAATGGTGGGGTTCGGAATCCGCCAGCAATACGATTCTCCGATCGATTTCCGACAAAGGGAACGGCGTCGTATCCGTCGTAGCTTACCCTTCATCCAGGCCGgtcagtctctctctctctctctctctctctctctctctatgctCTGCAATTCTTTGAACATTTTGTGTGTGTTTCTAAACGCAGAGCGAGGTTTATTGGCCAGCGACGGAGAGATGGCTACAGAAGAGGTTTGAAGAAACCCATCCGGGTCAACAACAAAAGGATCGGTTTATGATACTTGGATATCAATGGCGGGTGCTCCGTTTCAATGATAACACTCGCCAAAGCACTGCCAAAATATTGGCTGCTTATCAAGAATCGGAACCCGGTTCCGTCTGCATTATGCAACAACCACATTGTTTGGCTGTTCCATGTAAATCCTCTTaacattttctttcaatttttgagcTTTTCTTGGGGTTAAATAAAAGCTGTAAATTGGTCTTTGATTATGCTTGTTTTAGCGTCTTAGATTGTGCTTGTTTTAGCCTATCTTTATAATTTGCCTTATGTATATGGCTTTCTTGCTGTGGCATGAAAAATTGGTTTCTTTTTCTAGTATTCAGATCAATGTAATTGGAAAATGAACATTTGGTTGTCAATCTTTATCAAAGTTTCTTATTTGCTTGATCATATGGTATTTAATATCTCTCTCTGCGTCGTTGATTCtatagtttatattttattctattttataatttttcctcGTTTTTCCATTTCTGTAAATAGCTTGTAATATCTGAGAGCTGTtaacaaaaagtttttttttttttttctctttttttttttttttttttggatatgcTGAATTCCATTTTCAGATCTCAAGAGCATGGTGTCAGTTGGACTCGCTACGATAGCATCTTGCAACTTTGATCTCACAAATGCTGTGAATGGGAAGAAAAATATGCGGATCTTATGCATTGGCCATGGTGGTGGAAGTTTACCATTATTTTTGGCTAGTAAAATACAAGGTGGGATTTCACTTTCTGCTTCTGTTTCTGTGTTTATTCATGTTTATTAATAGTAGTTAGAAATTGTGATTAACCCATTAGATTGTTAACTATCCTATATGATATGTCAGAGAATCTGTTGATACGTTTGCAATTATTTCGTTTTGAATTGatgaatatatgctttttaACCTGGATTGTTAATCAAAAATGAAACTGTCCATTCATATCATAAGCTGATCATTTTAAGCCCAAATTCTTTCCTATAGTCACATGTGAGTTGATGCATGCTACTGAAATCGATGTAAATTCAACTTTAGGATTTAGATTGATCAATAGGCAAAGTCTAGGAGATACTGCTTTAAGCAAAAGTTTAAGGTGTAATTGGCACTTAAGTTCAAGGGAGAAAATGTTAAATCCGGAGAAAATGTTAAATCCGCTTACTTTGCTTTCCTTGATCAGCCATAGatgaaaatcatttaaaaacttaattGGCGAAAGAAATGAGGAGAAGCAGGAAGGAAGAAAGCAAAATATAGAAGACTAATTGCAATAAAATGTAGTGTTTACTTGATTTGTCAAATTACACATTTATAGGTGTACAAACTTTTGCAATAGATAATTTATAGGTTTGATTTACTAGGAATGacaatgtttattttgtttgctcTACCTGTGTCTTTACTCTTGGGTTTGCAGTGCCATTCTTGTTGATCTGGAAAACATATCTGTAATTGTAACACCGAAAGACcaaagttgaattttttttctgtatGCTGGTGGCACTttgttattcttgtaaaatGTTGTCAGGTGCTCTCCTCCCTAGATGTAGAGTTTCTGAATCTAATGAGCAAACATGATTGTGACTTAAGTATATGCTTCCTTCAGGTGCTACAATTCACATAGTTGAAATTGATCCTCTCGTTATCTCAGCCTCTATCCATGCTATGGGGTTTCCAGCTTTCTCAGTCATGACTCAATCAGGTGAACGGGCCTTTTCTAAACCTGATACCACTGATGAAGTTCTATGGAAAGGCATCCATGAGAGGCTTTTACTTTACGAATCAGACGCTGAAAAGTTCATTCTCAACTCCAACAGTGTATATGATATGATCTTCATTGATGCTTATGATGGCGACGACATCTTCCCTCGCACATTATGGGATCCAAACTCCCCATTTCTAAAAGCTCTCGGCAATCAGCTTCACCCAGAACATGGCACCGTTGTGGTGAACCTTCACTCAGATTCTGAACTCTTGAACCCTGATGGTTCCATTCCATCTGTTCTTGACCATATTCTGCCAATGGGAAAGTACGTGTCACAAGTTGGCCGAGCATACAAAGATGTAATAGTGGGAAGTGCCATTTCTTGTGGAGGTAAAGATTCTGGTTTGGGATTTACTGTTTCAGTTCCGTGGGTGTGCAATACGTCTCTGGTCGTGTGCAGAGGTTTTGGTACAAAGAGCTGGAATTATAGCAAGGATATGATCTTGAACACACTCATATCCAAATCTTTAGAAGTAGAACGTGTACTAAACTTGCCATTCTCATGTTTGCAgtatataaagagaggttttatACTTGTTGATTGATCTCGGCAAGAATACCCGATTTGCCAAGTCATCCAAGTCTACActcgcaattttttttttttttttttttttggcatttttaaCATGTTGCAAAAGTTGTGCATCAAAATCTTCAATGAATACTGTTTTAAGCTCAGAACTTCGTTTGGATAGGTGTATGGATAAAAAGTCCTTCattccaatttaaaataattcaatttatgtccaaaaaaaaagaaaaatagcctTTCATAatactcaaataaaaaaataataaaagaagaaaaaattccaaaatttgcgACTGTTAGTTATGTAGCTTAAGGGTGATCATAATCCAGTTGATTGGATAGGATTAAGTCAGACGGGTAAAAAGCCACCAATCACGGGAAAGAAGGCAGCACCACTGACCAAAAGTTCATCAACAGCTCAGTCAATGGACTATATAGGTTGATTTTTAGTCCATCTCAATAGTATATATGCTGTTAtctaattgattaatatattaatataatttaaaaagataaataatttttttatataaagttatccaaaataactttttataaattcaaaacttttttttttttttccctgaaaacACAGCCAAATACAAAATCTATTTTTGGGCTCGTCCAAAGCCCAAAAACCCCATTTTAACCAAATCCGGCccattaaaatttctaaaaccCTGCCATCAGATTCTCTAAAACCCTCTTTGCATGtatcttctttttatattttctgtgCGTTCTCTAAAACCCtgccaatctctctctctctctgtgtattTTTTGCTTCAATGGCGTCTCACCAAGGAAAAAGGCGACCGTCTTCGAAAAGCAACAACAGCGATGGACAACAAGGAATTATCTCCAGAATAACGGAGTCTTCGGTCTTCCAGAGCACAAAGCGAGTGGCATCGGAGGCTGGTACGGTGACGCAGAAGCTCCTGCGAAGCACAGGCAAGGCGGCGTGGATCTCTGGGACTACGTTCCTCGTCCTGGGGTTGCCTCTGTTCGCCGTAAAGACACGCGAGATGCTGGTCGTACTCCAGGAGAGCCTGCTCGGTTCGCCTTCGCTTTCGGCTCAGGATTCGCTTCCATAGttttcttagattttttttttttccaatttttttaacctctattctttattatttatttatttatttttgggatttGTGGTATAGTGGTATGGTGgatgaatttaatttattgttaaagaattttgggaaaaaaaatttttagggGTTTAAGGTTTATGATGAATGGAGTTTATTGATTAGAATCACTATAATTGAATTTCGAAttctttgctttatttatttatttattttattcttttcttttctttttttttctcgctGAATGTATAATTGGGATTTCAATTATTCGGCCAGTAGGGTtgatttttttgtgtgtgtaatttAAACAAGGTTTTTAATTCGTGTCAAACTAAAAGAAAGTTTaagaaaaagaccaaaaaaaaaaaaaaaaaattgttgttttaattttctCGAAGATGGAGTATTATTCTCCCCAGAAAAATATAGAAACCTCATTGTCCAATAAAACGAAAATTTTTggcaagaaagaaataaaaataaaacctcactgatctatattcaaaaaaaataaataaataaaataaatttgcaaattccaatataaaaaataaatgctcGGTCCGCCAATCTTCAACTCAAAATCTGATTACCATTGGTTGCATTTGAAATCTGATGGGAAGTTGGTTTAATACCCAAAACAAAGGGTTTGATGAAATCAATTTAATGGAAATATACTTCAAATTATCTGGTCTTCCCTTCCGGGGATTAGCCTGCTAAATTTTCAACTTCTTGAAGCATCTTTCTCCCCATTGTAGTTCCATTATTATTGGAATCAGTTCTTAATTAGATGGTTATTATCTCTAAATCTTGAATGGTGTAATCCGAGTTCAAAGTAGATTCAGGCATCGGTAAAGTTTTAATTTCTGGACTCTCACAATGTACTAAAGTCACTTTCTCAACAGGCAAAAGCTGGGTGTAACAATATATATGAACAGTTATActgaaaagaagaaataaagctATGAAGAACCAATGATGAGACCATAATTGCCATCCTTccaacttttcaaaaaaaacattTGTCATCCTTCCAAACTTTACCTCCCAGATTTTATGACCCAAACCGGCAAAGTATCCAGGGAAGATgttctagacaaaaaaggcaATCATTGACTTCTTGAATTAAAAACGATGCAAACGCTACAAACTAGTATATATTCGCCATATAAACCTGCCAAAATTCTTCCAGCagtctttttgttttccttttactAAAAAGAACTATCCTATCTCATATCTCCACGATTATTCTTACAGAATTCATTATGTGCAAATTGCAAGTTGGACAATCTACATCCAATTATTTCTGTATTTCAAGTTCCAAACTCAAGGAATGTAACTTTTAGTTGCCAGAGAAAAGGCGAAGAGATTCATCCTTTTAGCTGCTTAACTCATGCATATCATAGCGATTCCATGGCAGTGAAGCTCTACTTTAACACTCAACTGCTTTCCCTCTCTTATCAGCAACATTTTATCCAACTCTCACTTATATTTCTGCGATTTCATGGCCTTGATTCCTTATCAAAGCATATGAACTTTTCTTGGGACAATGGCAATTCAACCCAACTTCAGTTCGTCACTTTTATGATAATCAAGCATGTAATAGTTTTGACATTGTCACCATATACCTCCACAAGTACAACTACCATTGCGAAATCTATGGTATCTGTTTACATCCCTCACAATAATCTCCCTGTCTAACACTCTACTCATGTACTTAATAGCCTCGTGGCAATCCCTACAGATCCTCAAATTCTTCACAATCCTTAGTGGCTTCCCCAGAGGAGCTGCTCCACTTACCACTCCAAATGCTACTGCCAGCTTCTCACTATGATACCTTAGAGCTTCCCTTTTTTCCTGCTCCCCTACTTCATGCAACATCTCATCCCAAACCGGTATGTATCCTAGTTTCTCTATTTCCTCCATCAACTCTGCTAATTTTGCATAAATCTTGTCTGTCATCTCATGCCTTCTGTCCCCTGCCAAGAAAACATGAATTTTTCCATGCATTTCAATCCAACTCCTCCCACCTTCCTTCTTCACCCTCCTATCTTTCATCCTCTTCCTCACTTCCGCAACTTCATCCCACCTGCCTGCACTTGATAACACATTTGCAACAATCACGTAGGCAGAGTCATCATGTGGATCAAGTTCCAATAACCTGTAGGACATCGTGCAGGCCATGTCTGCTTCACCATGAATTGCACTACTTGAAAGAAGTGCTCGCCAAACCGCAGCATCTGGCACAAAAGGCATTGTCATTGCAATCCTCTCAGCATCCTGTAATCGGCCAGCTCGGCCTAATGCA contains the following coding sequences:
- the LOC107422795 gene encoding uncharacterized protein LOC107422795 isoform X2, whose translation is MWSRTVSSLVQNIRRRLSTAVRRRIEDEGDWFYSSEWWGSESASNTILRSISDKGNGVVSVVAYPSSRPSEVYWPATERWLQKRFEETHPGQQQKDRFMILGYQWRVLRFNDNTRQSTAKILAAYQESEPGSVCIMQQPHCLAVPYLKSMVSVGLATIASCNFDLTNAVNGKKNMRILCIGHGGGSLPLFLASKIQASIHAMGFPAFSVMTQSGERAFSKPDTTDEVLWKGIHERLLLYESDAEKFILNSNSVYDMIFIDAYDGDDIFPRTLWDPNSPFLKALGNQLHPEHGTVVVNLHSDSELLNPDGSIPSVLDHILPMGKYVSQVGRAYKDVIVGSAISCGGKDSGLGFTVSVPWVCNTSLVVCRGFGTKSWNYSKDMILNTLISKSLEVERVLNLPFSCLQYIKRGFILVD
- the LOC107422795 gene encoding uncharacterized protein LOC107422795 isoform X1; its protein translation is MWSRTVSSLVQNIRRRLSTAVRRRIEDEGDWFYSSEWWGSESASNTILRSISDKGNGVVSVVAYPSSRPSEVYWPATERWLQKRFEETHPGQQQKDRFMILGYQWRVLRFNDNTRQSTAKILAAYQESEPGSVCIMQQPHCLAVPYLKSMVSVGLATIASCNFDLTNAVNGKKNMRILCIGHGGGSLPLFLASKIQGATIHIVEIDPLVISASIHAMGFPAFSVMTQSGERAFSKPDTTDEVLWKGIHERLLLYESDAEKFILNSNSVYDMIFIDAYDGDDIFPRTLWDPNSPFLKALGNQLHPEHGTVVVNLHSDSELLNPDGSIPSVLDHILPMGKYVSQVGRAYKDVIVGSAISCGGKDSGLGFTVSVPWVCNTSLVVCRGFGTKSWNYSKDMILNTLISKSLEVERVLNLPFSCLQYIKRGFILVD